One window from the genome of Pedococcus badiiscoriae encodes:
- a CDS encoding molybdopterin-dependent oxidoreductase, giving the protein MEHPRRSPGATGQRLMYAVSGVLAAAAGMAVGHLVAAFVNPSASPVLAVGSTVIDATPTPVKEWAVRNFGTADKPVLLGSVALVTALAAAGIGWVSRTRPSLANVLVVGLAMLAGLAAWSRPASAPFDIVPALVTAAVGVATLTGLRALIPNLPTPGAAQESPLSHTAYAKGASGEPARRNFLIGAAGVTVGAAALGALGQKLAAPATLPSSVTLPKPQTALPPLPTGIEGKVPGISPFSTPLNDFYRVDTALVIPRIDVGNWVLEIGGKVDKKLSITFAELLTMPMIEKDITLNCVSNEVGGPYISSTRWLGVRVRDLLERAGVQHGVDQILSESTDGMTISTPIQALTDDRDALIAVAMNGQPLPARHGFPARMVTPGLYGFVGATKWLTKLTATTYAADKAYWTQRDWAIDGTVKTQARIDTPAGLATYKPGKVAIGGVAWAQLRGIKEVEVRVDNGPWEKATLGPDGGTDYWRQWFWVWDATSGRHELTVRATDGTGALQTDKRADPFPGGASGWHSIVVLIS; this is encoded by the coding sequence ATGGAACACCCCCGAAGGTCACCCGGAGCCACCGGCCAACGCCTCATGTATGCCGTGAGCGGCGTCCTCGCGGCGGCTGCCGGCATGGCGGTGGGTCACCTCGTGGCGGCCTTCGTCAACCCTTCGGCCTCGCCCGTGCTCGCCGTCGGCTCGACGGTCATCGACGCCACCCCCACCCCGGTCAAGGAGTGGGCGGTGCGGAACTTCGGCACCGCCGACAAGCCCGTCCTGCTCGGGAGCGTCGCGCTCGTCACGGCCCTGGCGGCCGCAGGCATCGGGTGGGTGTCCCGGACCAGGCCGAGTCTCGCGAACGTGCTCGTCGTGGGACTGGCCATGCTCGCCGGGCTGGCCGCCTGGTCCCGTCCTGCCTCCGCGCCCTTCGACATCGTCCCGGCGCTGGTCACCGCCGCGGTCGGAGTGGCAACGCTCACCGGCCTCCGCGCGCTGATCCCCAACTTGCCCACCCCCGGGGCGGCCCAGGAGTCGCCGCTGAGCCACACGGCATACGCGAAGGGAGCCTCGGGCGAGCCCGCTCGACGCAACTTCCTCATCGGCGCCGCAGGCGTCACCGTCGGCGCCGCCGCGCTCGGCGCCCTCGGCCAGAAGCTCGCCGCGCCAGCCACGCTTCCGTCCTCGGTGACGCTCCCGAAGCCGCAGACCGCGCTGCCGCCACTCCCCACCGGCATCGAGGGCAAGGTCCCGGGGATCAGCCCGTTCAGCACGCCGCTCAACGACTTTTACCGCGTCGACACCGCGTTGGTCATCCCGCGCATCGACGTCGGCAACTGGGTGCTCGAGATCGGCGGGAAAGTCGACAAGAAGCTCTCGATCACGTTCGCCGAGCTGCTCACAATGCCGATGATCGAGAAGGACATCACCCTCAACTGCGTCAGCAACGAGGTGGGCGGCCCCTACATCTCCTCCACCCGCTGGCTCGGCGTCCGCGTGCGTGACCTGCTCGAGCGCGCCGGCGTGCAGCACGGCGTCGACCAGATCCTCAGCGAGTCCACCGACGGCATGACCATCTCCACGCCCATCCAGGCGCTGACCGACGACCGGGACGCCCTGATCGCGGTGGCGATGAACGGCCAGCCGCTGCCGGCCCGTCACGGGTTCCCCGCGCGGATGGTGACGCCCGGCCTGTACGGGTTCGTGGGCGCCACCAAGTGGCTGACCAAGCTCACTGCGACCACGTATGCCGCGGACAAGGCCTACTGGACCCAGCGCGACTGGGCGATCGACGGCACCGTCAAGACCCAGGCGCGGATCGACACCCCCGCCGGGCTCGCCACCTACAAGCCCGGCAAGGTTGCCATCGGCGGGGTCGCCTGGGCGCAGCTGCGCGGGATCAAGGAGGTCGAGGTGCGCGTCGACAACGGTCCGTGGGAGAAGGCGACCCTGGGCCCCGACGGCGGCACCGACTACTGGCGCCAATGGTTCTGGGTGTGGGACGCCACGAGCGGACGGCACGAGCTGACGGTGCGTGCGACCGACGGCACGGGCGCGCTGCAGACCGACAAGCGGGCCGACCCGTTCCCGGGTGGCGCGTCGGGCTGGCACTCGATCGTCGTCCTCATCTCCTGA
- the purF gene encoding amidophosphoribosyltransferase produces the protein MARGDGRLTHDLLPGEKGPQDACGVFGVWAPGEDVAKLTYYGLYALQHRGQESAGIATSDGRSILVYKDMGLVSQVFDERSLASLRGHLAVGHCRYSTTGGSTWENAQPTLGGHAESTVALAHNGNLINSAELRELVAERQSEGYGTRGGELGRGNTTDTALVTALLADDPDRSLEAAALDLLPRLRGAFCFVFMDEHTLYAARDPQGIRPLVLGRLERGWVVASETAALDIVGASLIREVEPGELIIIDEDGLRSQRFAETDRKGCVFEYVYLARPDTTINGRGVHESRVEMGRTLAREHPVEADLVMPTPESGTPAAIGYAQESGIPYGQGLVKNSYVGRTFIAPSQTIRQLGIRLKLNPLREVIKGKRLVVVDDSIVRGNTQRALVRMLREAGAAEVHVRISSPPVRWPCFYGIDFATRAELIATGIGVEEVCTSIGADSLGYISEAGMVAATEQPGDQLCTACFTGTYPLELPDASRLGKNLFETLPIDVDGVTLGVGGGAEDALTRP, from the coding sequence GTGGCACGCGGCGACGGACGGCTCACGCACGACCTGCTTCCCGGCGAGAAGGGCCCGCAGGACGCCTGCGGGGTCTTCGGCGTCTGGGCTCCCGGCGAGGACGTCGCCAAGCTGACGTACTACGGGCTCTACGCCCTGCAGCACCGCGGCCAGGAGTCGGCGGGCATCGCCACCTCCGACGGTCGCTCGATCCTGGTCTACAAGGACATGGGACTGGTGTCCCAGGTCTTCGACGAGCGGTCGCTCGCATCTCTGCGCGGGCACCTCGCCGTGGGCCACTGCCGCTACTCGACCACGGGCGGCTCGACCTGGGAGAACGCCCAGCCGACCCTCGGTGGCCACGCCGAGTCCACGGTCGCCCTGGCCCACAACGGCAACCTGATCAACTCCGCCGAGCTGCGTGAGCTGGTCGCCGAGCGCCAGTCAGAGGGGTACGGCACCCGTGGCGGTGAGCTGGGGCGCGGGAACACGACCGACACCGCCCTGGTCACCGCGCTGCTGGCCGACGACCCCGACCGGTCCCTCGAGGCCGCCGCTCTCGACCTGCTGCCGCGACTCCGCGGAGCGTTCTGCTTCGTGTTCATGGACGAGCACACCCTGTATGCCGCGCGCGACCCGCAGGGCATCCGCCCGCTGGTCCTCGGTCGTCTCGAGCGCGGCTGGGTGGTCGCCTCGGAGACCGCTGCCCTCGACATCGTCGGCGCCTCCCTGATCCGCGAGGTCGAGCCTGGCGAGCTGATCATCATCGACGAGGACGGCCTGCGTTCCCAGCGGTTCGCCGAGACCGACCGCAAGGGCTGTGTCTTCGAGTACGTGTACCTGGCCCGCCCCGACACGACCATCAACGGCCGAGGGGTCCACGAGTCGCGCGTCGAGATGGGTCGCACCCTGGCCCGCGAGCACCCGGTCGAGGCCGACCTGGTCATGCCGACGCCCGAGTCGGGCACGCCCGCCGCGATCGGGTACGCCCAGGAGTCCGGCATCCCCTACGGCCAGGGCCTGGTCAAGAACTCCTACGTCGGACGCACCTTCATCGCGCCGTCGCAGACCATCCGCCAGCTCGGCATCCGGCTCAAGCTCAACCCGCTGCGCGAGGTCATCAAGGGCAAGCGTCTGGTCGTGGTCGACGACTCGATCGTGCGCGGCAACACGCAGCGGGCGCTGGTCCGGATGCTCCGCGAGGCCGGGGCCGCGGAGGTGCACGTGCGGATCTCCTCGCCGCCGGTGCGCTGGCCCTGCTTCTACGGCATCGACTTCGCCACGCGGGCCGAGCTGATCGCCACGGGCATCGGGGTCGAGGAGGTCTGCACCTCGATCGGTGCGGACTCGCTCGGCTACATCTCCGAGGCCGGGATGGTCGCCGCCACCGAGCAGCCCGGTGACCAGCTGTGCACCGCCTGCTTCACCGGCACCTACCCGTTGGAGCTGCCCGACGCGAGCCGGCTCGGCAAGAACCTCTTCGAGACGCTGCCGATCGACGTGGACGGCGTGACCCTGGGCGTCGGCGGCGGCGCCGAGGACGCCCTCACCCGCCCCTGA
- the purM gene encoding phosphoribosylformylglycinamidine cyclo-ligase — protein sequence MSEPITYASAGVDVEAGDKAVELMKASVRRATRPEVLGGLGGFAGMFDASAIARMTHPVLATSTDGVGTKVAIAQALDKHDTIGFDLVGMVVDDIVVCGAEPLFMTDYIATGHVVPERIAAIVSGIAAACEQARVALVGGETAEHPGLLEPDEYDVAGAATGVVEYADVLGPDRVVPGDVVLALGSSGLHSNGYSLVRTVIRSAGWQLDRHVEEFGRTLGEELLTPTRVYSADLLDLLRSDGVDLHALSHVTGGGLVANLARVLPPTVFARLDRSTWTPPAVFSTIGGLGQVPRADLERTLNMGVGFVAMLPADQVDAAARFLEARGIPAWTIGEVTAAEDAPVDAGHEVVHGAKGVEGGAVQLVGDHPAA from the coding sequence GTGAGCGAGCCGATCACCTATGCCTCCGCCGGTGTCGACGTCGAGGCCGGTGACAAGGCCGTGGAGCTCATGAAGGCCTCTGTCCGCCGGGCGACCCGTCCCGAGGTGCTGGGCGGCCTGGGCGGTTTCGCCGGCATGTTCGACGCCTCGGCGATCGCGCGGATGACCCACCCGGTCCTCGCCACGAGCACCGACGGCGTCGGCACCAAGGTCGCCATCGCCCAGGCTCTCGACAAGCACGACACCATCGGGTTCGACCTGGTCGGCATGGTCGTCGACGACATCGTGGTGTGCGGCGCCGAGCCCTTGTTCATGACCGACTACATCGCCACCGGCCACGTCGTCCCGGAGCGCATCGCGGCCATCGTGTCGGGCATCGCCGCGGCGTGCGAGCAGGCCAGGGTCGCGCTGGTGGGCGGCGAGACCGCAGAGCACCCGGGTCTGCTCGAGCCCGACGAGTACGACGTGGCGGGTGCCGCCACCGGTGTCGTGGAGTATGCCGACGTGCTGGGTCCCGACCGCGTCGTGCCCGGCGACGTCGTCCTGGCCCTCGGGTCGAGCGGACTCCACTCCAACGGCTATTCGTTGGTGCGCACGGTGATTCGCTCCGCCGGGTGGCAGCTCGACCGCCACGTGGAGGAGTTCGGGCGGACCCTCGGCGAGGAGCTGCTCACTCCGACGAGGGTGTACTCCGCCGACCTGCTCGACCTCCTGCGCAGCGACGGTGTCGACCTCCATGCGCTCTCGCACGTGACCGGTGGCGGCCTCGTGGCCAACCTCGCCCGCGTCCTTCCGCCCACCGTCTTCGCGCGACTCGACCGCTCCACCTGGACCCCGCCCGCGGTGTTCTCCACGATCGGTGGCCTGGGCCAGGTCCCCCGCGCTGACCTCGAGCGCACCCTCAACATGGGGGTGGGCTTCGTGGCCATGCTCCCGGCCGACCAGGTCGACGCGGCTGCCCGCTTCCTCGAGGCACGCGGCATACCTGCCTGGACGATCGGTGAGGTCACCGCCGCCGAGGACGCCCCCGTCGACGCGGGCCACGAGGTGGTCCATGGCGCCAAGGGCGTCGAGGGCGGCGCGGTCCAGCTCGTCGGCGACCACCCCGCAGCCTGA
- a CDS encoding cysteine hydrolase family protein codes for MSGRPWFVAIDLQRVFGDPSSAWCAPRYATAAANVVRLASAFGDRSVFTRFVAPAEPTGAWVPYYQEFPWALQPAESRLYELTDDVAASATTTVVATTFGKWTADLRAVVGEQPSLVVAGVATDCCVVSTVLAAADAGASVTVVTDACAGSSDENHQKALDVMSLYAPLVSLATTAQVLARP; via the coding sequence GTGAGCGGTCGCCCCTGGTTCGTGGCGATCGACCTGCAGCGCGTCTTCGGCGACCCGTCCAGCGCCTGGTGCGCTCCTCGGTATGCCACGGCGGCCGCCAACGTCGTCCGGCTCGCGTCGGCCTTCGGTGACCGCTCGGTCTTCACCCGGTTCGTCGCACCCGCCGAGCCCACGGGCGCGTGGGTGCCGTACTACCAGGAGTTCCCGTGGGCACTGCAGCCCGCGGAGAGCCGGCTGTACGAGCTGACGGACGACGTGGCGGCATCCGCGACGACGACCGTCGTGGCCACGACCTTCGGCAAGTGGACCGCGGACCTGCGCGCGGTGGTGGGCGAGCAGCCGTCGCTGGTGGTCGCCGGGGTGGCCACTGACTGCTGCGTCGTGTCGACGGTGCTGGCCGCGGCCGACGCAGGCGCGTCCGTCACGGTCGTGACCGACGCGTGCGCCGGGTCGAGCGACGAGAACCACCAGAAGGCCCTCGACGTGATGTCCCTCTATGCGCCCCTGGTGTCGCTCGCGACGACCGCCCAGGTGCTGGCCCGACCCTAG
- a CDS encoding purine-cytosine permease family protein, translating to MSTDMRAQTQRLGVETTGIEIIDEADRTARPQDLFWPWFAANVSVFGISYAGFVLGFGISFWQAVLVTVVGVVVSFLLCGVIAIAGKRGSAPTMVLSRAAFGVTGQKVPGVVSWLTSIGWETFLAITATLATATIFRQLGWGGGTGTKIVACVVTATLIVLASVAGYHIIMRLQSWLTWITGIATVVYIALTAKDVNWAAVSAIPAGSTQAVVGALVLVMTGFGLGWINIAADWSRYQRRDASGSSIVAWNTFGGALAPVLLVVYGLLLAGSNDKLSKGIQSDPVGTLATILPTWFLVPFLVTAILALVSGAVLGIYSSGLTLLSLGVRIPRPRAALVDGVILTVGTIYVVFFADSFINPFQSFLITLGVPLASWAGIMIADIVARRRDYDEEALFDPRGVYGAWDWASIGILAATSVIGWGLVINLFADDASWNNWQGYLLGPLGLGGKGGAWAYANLGVLVALVLSFGLALVLRRGTVRRQEAGA from the coding sequence ATGAGCACAGACATGCGCGCCCAGACCCAGCGCCTGGGTGTGGAGACGACCGGCATCGAGATCATCGACGAGGCCGACCGCACGGCCAGGCCGCAGGACCTGTTCTGGCCATGGTTCGCGGCCAACGTGTCGGTCTTCGGGATCAGCTACGCCGGCTTCGTGCTCGGCTTCGGCATCTCGTTCTGGCAGGCCGTGCTCGTCACCGTGGTCGGGGTGGTCGTGTCGTTCCTGCTCTGCGGCGTCATCGCGATCGCCGGCAAGCGGGGTTCTGCCCCGACGATGGTGCTGTCCCGGGCTGCATTCGGGGTCACCGGCCAGAAGGTCCCCGGCGTCGTGTCCTGGCTGACGTCGATCGGCTGGGAGACGTTCCTCGCGATCACGGCCACCCTGGCCACCGCGACCATCTTCAGACAGCTCGGCTGGGGCGGGGGCACCGGCACGAAGATCGTCGCCTGCGTCGTCACTGCCACGCTGATCGTGCTCGCCTCGGTGGCCGGCTACCACATCATCATGCGGCTCCAGTCATGGCTGACGTGGATCACCGGGATCGCGACCGTGGTCTACATCGCGCTGACGGCCAAGGACGTCAACTGGGCTGCGGTCAGCGCCATCCCAGCCGGGTCAACGCAAGCGGTCGTCGGGGCGCTCGTGCTGGTGATGACCGGCTTCGGGCTCGGCTGGATCAACATCGCCGCGGACTGGTCGCGCTACCAGCGCCGGGACGCCTCCGGCTCGTCCATCGTCGCGTGGAACACCTTCGGCGGTGCGCTCGCGCCGGTCCTGCTGGTGGTCTACGGCCTGCTGCTCGCCGGCTCGAACGACAAGCTCAGCAAGGGCATCCAGAGCGACCCGGTCGGCACGCTGGCCACCATCCTGCCGACGTGGTTCCTGGTGCCGTTCCTCGTCACGGCCATCCTGGCGCTGGTGAGCGGCGCGGTGCTCGGCATCTACTCGTCCGGCCTGACCCTGCTCTCGCTTGGCGTCCGCATCCCCCGACCGCGGGCGGCGCTCGTGGACGGAGTCATCCTGACCGTCGGCACGATCTACGTCGTGTTCTTCGCCGACAGCTTCATCAACCCGTTCCAGTCGTTCCTGATCACCCTCGGCGTGCCGCTGGCGAGCTGGGCCGGGATCATGATCGCCGACATCGTGGCCCGCCGCCGCGACTACGACGAGGAGGCCCTCTTCGACCCCCGGGGGGTCTACGGGGCGTGGGACTGGGCCTCCATCGGCATCCTGGCCGCGACCTCCGTCATCGGCTGGGGTCTGGTCATCAACCTCTTCGCCGACGACGCCTCGTGGAACAACTGGCAGGGCTACCTGCTCGGGCCGCTGGGGCTCGGAGGCAAGGGCGGCGCATGGGCCTACGCCAACCTCGGCGTGCTGGTCGCCCTGGTGCTGTCCTTCGGGCTGGCCCTCGTCCTGCGGCGCGGCACGGTGCGCCGACAGGAGGCCGGTGCGTGA
- a CDS encoding DUF3073 domain-containing protein, translating to MGRGRAKAKQTKVARELKYFSPNTDLTALERELHGSSYAEPEPVSDPSAGEDEYDEYGKWASGQQ from the coding sequence ATGGGGCGCGGCCGGGCCAAAGCCAAGCAGACCAAGGTCGCTCGGGAGCTGAAGTACTTCTCCCCGAACACCGACCTGACGGCGCTTGAGCGAGAACTGCACGGGTCCTCCTACGCGGAGCCGGAACCTGTTTCCGACCCCTCCGCGGGCGAGGACGAGTACGACGAATACGGAAAGTGGGCCTCGGGTCAGCAATGA
- a CDS encoding Glu/Leu/Phe/Val dehydrogenase dimerization domain-containing protein, with translation MTASSSPTTSTSSTSTSSHEQVVFCHDRTTGLRAIIGIYSTALGPALGGTRFYPYASEDAALADVLRLSKGMAYKNAVAGLDLGGGKAVIIGDPATDKTPDLLRAYGRFVESLGGRYVTACDVGTYVADMDVVSETTRFATGRSEANGGAGDSSVLTAFGVFQGQRAAAQHLWGEPTLKGRTVGIAGVGKVGRILAGHLLEDGATVVVTDVNEQAVAALVAQHPEIEVVADTATLVRSDIDVYAPCALGGALDDATVEALRATVVCGGANNQLVVEGEGGTADRLRERGITYAPDFLVNAGGVIQVSDELHGFDFERAKKGAAAIFDHTLEVLETADARSITPAAAADHIAEERMAARAAAGIWLPAH, from the coding sequence GTGACCGCGTCCTCGTCGCCCACCACCTCGACGTCCTCCACGTCGACGTCCTCCCACGAACAGGTCGTCTTCTGCCACGACAGGACGACCGGCCTGCGGGCCATCATCGGGATCTACAGCACGGCACTCGGACCGGCCCTGGGCGGCACGCGGTTCTACCCCTACGCCAGCGAGGACGCGGCCCTGGCCGACGTGCTGCGCCTGTCCAAGGGCATGGCCTACAAGAACGCGGTGGCGGGCCTCGACCTCGGTGGCGGCAAGGCCGTGATCATCGGGGACCCCGCGACCGACAAGACGCCCGACCTGCTGCGCGCCTACGGCCGCTTCGTCGAGTCGCTCGGTGGGCGTTACGTGACGGCCTGCGACGTGGGCACCTATGTCGCCGACATGGACGTCGTGAGCGAGACGACCCGCTTCGCGACCGGTCGCTCCGAGGCCAACGGCGGGGCCGGCGACTCCTCGGTCCTGACCGCCTTCGGCGTCTTCCAGGGCCAGCGCGCCGCCGCCCAGCACCTGTGGGGCGAGCCGACGCTCAAGGGCCGCACCGTCGGCATCGCGGGAGTGGGCAAGGTCGGACGCATCCTGGCGGGACACCTGCTCGAGGACGGCGCCACGGTCGTGGTCACCGACGTCAACGAGCAGGCCGTGGCGGCCCTGGTGGCCCAGCACCCCGAGATCGAGGTGGTCGCCGACACCGCGACCCTGGTGCGATCCGACATCGACGTCTACGCCCCGTGCGCCCTCGGTGGCGCGCTCGACGACGCCACGGTCGAGGCCCTGCGCGCCACCGTGGTCTGCGGAGGCGCGAACAACCAGCTCGTGGTCGAGGGCGAGGGAGGCACCGCCGACCGGCTCCGCGAGCGGGGCATCACCTACGCGCCGGACTTCCTCGTGAACGCCGGCGGGGTCATCCAGGTCAGCGACGAGCTCCACGGCTTCGACTTCGAGCGTGCCAAGAAGGGCGCCGCGGCGATCTTCGACCACACCCTCGAGGTGCTCGAGACCGCGGATGCCCGCAGCATCACGCCGGCTGCGGCCGCCGACCACATCGCGGAGGAGCGGATGGCCGCCAGGGCGGCCGCCGGGATCTGGCTGCCCGCCCACTGA
- a CDS encoding BldC family transcriptional regulator, with protein sequence MVTRTTEVEKLLTPAEVASLFRVDPKTVTRWAKAGKLNSIRTLGGHRRYREVEVRALLTDVL encoded by the coding sequence ATGGTTACTCGCACCACCGAGGTCGAGAAGTTGCTCACGCCCGCCGAGGTGGCATCACTGTTCCGGGTCGACCCCAAGACAGTGACTCGCTGGGCCAAGGCGGGGAAGCTCAACTCCATCCGCACGCTCGGCGGCCACCGCCGATACCGCGAGGTCGAGGTTCGCGCGCTGCTGACTGACGTCCTCTGA
- a CDS encoding CaiB/BaiF CoA transferase family protein — MDPARPSGPLAGVRVVEVGGIGPGPFAAMMLSDLGADVVRVDRPGEDLRATHGVLLRGRRSVVVDLKSEEGRSVVLGLLDRSDILIEGFRPGVAERLGFGPDVALQRNPRIVYGRMTGWGQDGPYAALAGHDITYLAVAGVLDAFAGPDGRPVPPLNLLGDFGGGGMLLALGVVAALWHARESGQGQVVDAAIVDGVGAMTAMHQSMLGSGMWSEGRGANLFDGGAPFYRCYRTSDDRWVAVGAIEPAFYARFLAGLGLDGAAVGADQMDSASWPRVAGLVADRFAAHSLAHWVDVFADLDACVAPVLTAHEARSDAHLTARQAYAVVPGSPGMVQPAPAPRFSVTPATAGHPAVPPGRHTDEIVAELRAAR, encoded by the coding sequence ATGGATCCTGCGCGCCCCTCCGGCCCTCTCGCCGGGGTCAGGGTCGTCGAGGTCGGCGGGATCGGTCCCGGACCTTTTGCCGCGATGATGCTGTCCGACCTGGGGGCTGACGTCGTGCGCGTCGACCGGCCCGGGGAGGACCTGAGGGCCACCCATGGAGTGCTCCTGCGGGGGCGGCGCTCCGTGGTGGTGGACCTCAAGTCCGAGGAGGGCCGCAGCGTCGTGCTCGGGCTCCTCGACCGGTCCGACATCCTCATCGAAGGGTTCCGTCCGGGTGTGGCCGAGCGTCTCGGCTTCGGGCCCGACGTTGCGCTGCAACGCAATCCGCGGATCGTCTACGGCCGCATGACCGGCTGGGGCCAGGACGGACCGTATGCCGCGCTGGCCGGGCACGACATCACCTACCTGGCGGTGGCGGGCGTCCTGGACGCCTTCGCAGGGCCCGATGGGCGGCCAGTGCCGCCGCTCAACCTGCTCGGCGACTTCGGTGGTGGCGGCATGCTGCTCGCGCTGGGCGTCGTCGCCGCGCTGTGGCACGCCCGCGAGTCCGGACAGGGCCAGGTGGTCGACGCCGCGATCGTCGACGGTGTCGGGGCGATGACCGCCATGCACCAGTCGATGCTCGGGTCGGGGATGTGGTCGGAGGGCAGGGGCGCCAACCTCTTCGACGGTGGTGCGCCGTTCTACCGCTGCTACCGCACGAGCGACGACCGGTGGGTCGCCGTGGGTGCGATCGAGCCGGCCTTCTACGCACGGTTCCTGGCCGGGCTGGGGTTGGACGGTGCCGCGGTGGGTGCCGACCAGATGGACAGCGCCTCCTGGCCGCGCGTTGCCGGGCTGGTCGCCGACAGGTTCGCGGCCCACTCGTTGGCGCACTGGGTGGACGTGTTCGCCGACCTCGACGCCTGCGTGGCGCCGGTCCTCACCGCACACGAGGCCCGCTCCGACGCCCACCTCACGGCCAGGCAGGCGTATGCCGTCGTGCCCGGCTCGCCTGGGATGGTCCAGCCGGCGCCGGCCCCGCGATTCTCCGTGACCCCCGCAACGGCGGGGCATCCCGCGGTGCCGCCGGGGCGGCATACGGACGAGATCGTGGCCGAGCTCCGGGCCGCACGTTAG